One window of the Shewanella khirikhana genome contains the following:
- the mnmC gene encoding FAD-dependent 5-carboxymethylaminomethyl-2-thiouridine(34) oxidoreductase MnmC: MPEFFAIDMALPSSLPLPEGPCVVLFEALPEPPLWQWLLAAVRTITPVADNQTATLQNDSISAASITSIQHTAKKPLQIIMLLKDEAELNALAKDASHPLSHFAMAASHIKGGQRFHLDDSCWLDFYLCEQNKADALACFDKASVDVLIRPSGPFEQTALALLHQGSVLIGDTRPDMPATLPVTPPFSARDISIVGAGVAGASLALSLLRRGHKVRLYCADSAPGMGASGNRQGAIYPLLTPEDDHLTRLFVPAFLYAKRFVESLAHHPLPFDFCGVLQTGHDERAAERIEKLLGRAWPKEVARRVDAQEANHIAGVAIDKGGIYYPHGGWVSPAKLCEAAIAEAKAHGLECHFDVNISAIEQTCDGWRLCTPAGDIDTKDLVLATGHRITDVVQTQALQLAPFRGQVSHVPTQGKLGQLKTVLCAHGYFTPSDSGSHCMGASYVRGDTSVEYREQEQQENLHKMQESYPGKDWVKDLDISSQSARAGIRMVSRDHLPMAGAAPDVAEIQAQYQAVGHGPRGAQYWQSHAAPVHPRLYIFSGLGSRGLSSGPLIAECLADSLSGTLPVLEPGVMAALNPNRMWLRKLKKGKALD, encoded by the coding sequence ATGCCCGAGTTTTTTGCCATCGATATGGCCCTGCCATCATCACTGCCCCTGCCTGAAGGCCCCTGTGTTGTGCTGTTTGAGGCGCTGCCTGAGCCGCCGCTTTGGCAGTGGCTGCTCGCGGCCGTGCGAACAATTACGCCCGTTGCTGACAACCAAACTGCCACTCTCCAGAATGACAGTATCAGCGCCGCCTCAATCACCAGCATACAGCATACGGCTAAAAAGCCATTACAGATCATCATGCTGCTAAAAGATGAGGCAGAACTTAACGCCTTGGCTAAAGATGCCAGCCATCCGCTATCGCACTTTGCCATGGCCGCGAGCCACATTAAAGGCGGACAAAGGTTTCATCTTGATGACAGCTGCTGGCTCGACTTTTACCTTTGTGAGCAAAACAAAGCCGACGCCCTCGCGTGCTTCGATAAAGCCAGTGTCGATGTGCTTATTCGCCCCAGCGGGCCATTTGAGCAGACAGCGCTTGCGCTCTTGCACCAGGGCAGCGTACTGATTGGCGATACCAGGCCAGACATGCCAGCAACTCTTCCCGTGACGCCGCCTTTTTCGGCAAGGGACATCAGCATTGTCGGCGCTGGGGTGGCTGGAGCCAGCCTTGCGCTATCACTGCTTCGCCGTGGCCATAAGGTCAGGCTTTACTGCGCCGACAGCGCCCCCGGCATGGGCGCCTCCGGTAATCGTCAGGGCGCCATTTATCCGCTGCTGACCCCGGAAGACGATCATCTGACCCGGCTGTTTGTACCGGCCTTTTTGTATGCCAAACGCTTTGTCGAGTCCCTCGCCCATCATCCCCTGCCCTTTGATTTTTGTGGCGTGCTGCAAACCGGCCACGATGAGCGCGCCGCCGAGCGCATCGAAAAACTTTTGGGAAGAGCCTGGCCCAAAGAAGTCGCCAGGCGGGTCGATGCCCAAGAGGCCAATCACATCGCCGGTGTCGCCATCGATAAGGGCGGCATCTATTACCCCCACGGCGGCTGGGTGTCGCCGGCCAAACTCTGTGAAGCCGCCATTGCAGAAGCCAAAGCCCATGGGCTTGAGTGCCATTTCGATGTGAATATCAGCGCGATTGAGCAAACCTGTGATGGCTGGCGCCTGTGCACTCCGGCAGGCGACATTGATACAAAGGATTTGGTGCTGGCCACCGGCCACCGTATCACAGACGTTGTTCAAACCCAGGCGCTGCAACTGGCGCCCTTTCGAGGTCAGGTAAGCCACGTACCCACCCAAGGCAAGCTTGGACAGCTTAAAACCGTGCTCTGCGCCCATGGTTATTTCACGCCAAGCGATAGCGGCAGCCACTGCATGGGCGCGAGTTATGTGCGCGGCGATACTTCAGTCGAGTATCGCGAGCAGGAGCAGCAGGAAAACCTGCACAAGATGCAGGAAAGTTATCCCGGCAAAGACTGGGTGAAGGATTTGGATATCAGCAGCCAAAGCGCCCGCGCAGGTATTCGGATGGTAAGCCGCGATCATCTGCCGATGGCGGGCGCCGCGCCTGATGTAGCAGAAATTCAGGCTCAATATCAAGCCGTTGGCCATGGCCCCAGGGGTGCCCAGTACTGGCAAAGCCACGCTGCGCCTGTGCATCCCAGGCTTTATATCTTCTCGGGTCTTGGCTCACGGGGATTATCCAGCGGCCCCCTGATTGCGGAGTGTCTGGCAGACAGCCTCTCAGGCACTCTACCTGTGCTGGAGCCGGGCGTAATGGCTGCGTTAAACCCCAACCGGATGTGGCTTAGGAAGCTTAAAAAAGGCAAGGCGCTGGACTGA
- the truA gene encoding tRNA pseudouridine(38-40) synthase TruA: MRIALGIEYDGSKFYGWQRQAEVNSVQAELERALSIVANEPIEVQCAGRTDAGVHATGQVVHFDTNAVRKEGAWTLGVNVHLPDDIAVRWAMPVSDDFHARFSATARRYRYVIFNHNFRPGILRKGVSHYHGDIDVERMHEAAQALLGERDFTSFRAIGCQSNTPFRNVHKVSVSRHGMYIVVDIQANAFLHHMVRNIVGSLLEIGLGNQPLDWMATLLELKDRNHAAATAKPHGLYLVDVTYPESFGLPKLALGPLFMPD; this comes from the coding sequence ATGCGCATTGCTTTGGGGATTGAGTACGACGGCAGCAAATTTTATGGTTGGCAACGCCAGGCCGAGGTGAACTCGGTGCAGGCTGAGCTTGAGCGGGCATTGTCCATCGTTGCCAACGAACCCATCGAGGTGCAATGTGCTGGACGTACCGACGCAGGCGTGCATGCCACCGGCCAGGTGGTGCATTTCGATACCAATGCGGTGCGAAAAGAAGGCGCCTGGACCCTGGGGGTGAATGTGCATCTGCCTGACGATATCGCCGTGCGCTGGGCAATGCCGGTGAGCGATGATTTCCACGCCCGTTTTTCTGCTACCGCCCGCCGTTATCGCTACGTGATTTTCAATCACAATTTCCGCCCCGGCATTTTGCGCAAGGGCGTCAGTCACTACCACGGCGACATCGATGTCGAGCGCATGCATGAGGCCGCCCAGGCCTTGCTGGGTGAACGTGACTTTACCAGTTTTCGCGCCATAGGTTGCCAGTCCAACACCCCGTTTCGCAATGTGCACAAGGTGAGCGTCAGCCGCCATGGCATGTATATAGTGGTGGATATTCAGGCTAATGCGTTCCTGCATCATATGGTGCGCAACATTGTGGGCTCCCTGCTGGAGATTGGTCTTGGGAACCAGCCGCTGGATTGGATGGCTACCCTGCTTGAGCTCAAAGACAGAAATCATGCGGCCGCCACGGCCAAACCCCACGGTCTGTATTTGGTGGATGTGACCTACCCGGAAAGCTTTGGTTTGCCAAAGCTTGCGCTGGGGCCACTATTCATGCCCGACTAA
- the fabB gene encoding beta-ketoacyl-ACP synthase I, translated as MKRVVITGIGIVSSIGNNKQEVTESLKAGRSGITHSAQFEEMQLRSHVWGNIKLDPAEHIDRKALRFMGDAAAYAYLAMQEAISDANLTEEQYSNPRVGLVVGTGGASSSNQVQAADTLREKGVKRVGPYIVPRIMASTASACLATPFKIKGFNYSISSACATSAHCIGHAAELIQMGKQDMVFAGGAEELDWTLTMGFDAMGALSTKYNETPEKASRTYDADRDGFVISGGGGIVIVEELEHALARGAKIYAEVIGYGASSDGYDMVAPSGEGAMRCMQMALADVDTPIDYINTHGTSTPVGDVRELEAIREVFASNVPPIASTKSLTGHALGAAGVHEAIYSLLMLENGFIAASANVENVDPQAADMPIVTEYRDAELTTVMSNSFGFGGTNATLVMRKYR; from the coding sequence ATGAAAAGAGTCGTTATCACCGGCATTGGCATCGTTTCCAGTATCGGTAACAACAAACAAGAAGTGACCGAATCACTCAAGGCCGGACGCAGCGGTATTACCCATTCCGCTCAGTTTGAAGAGATGCAGCTTCGCAGCCACGTTTGGGGCAATATCAAGCTGGATCCCGCTGAGCATATCGACAGAAAGGCGCTGCGCTTTATGGGTGACGCGGCAGCTTATGCCTATCTCGCCATGCAGGAAGCCATCAGCGATGCCAACCTGACTGAAGAACAATATTCCAATCCCCGCGTGGGCCTGGTGGTGGGTACCGGTGGAGCCTCATCTTCCAACCAGGTGCAGGCGGCTGACACCCTGCGTGAAAAGGGTGTGAAGCGCGTAGGCCCTTACATTGTGCCGCGTATCATGGCTTCTACTGCCTCTGCTTGTTTGGCAACCCCATTCAAAATCAAAGGCTTCAACTACTCAATCAGCTCTGCCTGTGCTACCTCTGCCCACTGTATCGGTCACGCTGCCGAACTTATCCAAATGGGTAAGCAGGACATGGTATTCGCCGGTGGTGCCGAAGAGCTGGACTGGACTCTGACCATGGGCTTCGACGCCATGGGCGCGCTGTCTACCAAGTACAACGAAACCCCTGAAAAAGCCTCACGCACCTATGATGCAGACCGCGACGGTTTTGTTATCTCCGGTGGCGGCGGTATCGTGATTGTTGAAGAGCTGGAGCACGCGCTGGCCCGCGGCGCCAAGATCTACGCCGAAGTTATCGGTTATGGTGCCTCTTCAGACGGTTACGACATGGTAGCCCCAAGCGGTGAAGGCGCCATGCGCTGCATGCAGATGGCCCTGGCCGATGTAGACACTCCAATCGACTACATCAACACCCACGGTACTTCTACCCCGGTTGGTGATGTGCGCGAGCTGGAAGCCATCCGCGAAGTATTTGCCAGTAACGTGCCTCCTATCGCGTCAACCAAGTCACTGACTGGTCACGCGCTGGGCGCAGCTGGTGTGCATGAAGCCATCTACAGCTTGCTGATGCTGGAAAACGGCTTTATCGCTGCCTCTGCCAACGTAGAAAACGTTGACCCACAAGCGGCTGACATGCCGATTGTGACCGAATACCGCGATGCAGAGCTCACCACAGTGATGAGCAACAGCTTCGGTTTCGGCGGCACCAACGCCACGCTGGTGATGCGCAAGTACCGCTAA
- a CDS encoding aspartate-semialdehyde dehydrogenase, with product MSQEFNVVVLGASGAVGQTMIEILEERNFPVANLFPLASARSAGDTVTFHGKQVEILDVETFDWSQAQIGFFSAGGDVSAKWAPIAADNGCVVIDNTSHFRYDLDIPLVVPEVNPEAIADFRTRNIIANPNCSTIQMLVALKPIYDAYGIDRINVCTYQSVSGTGKKAIEELAGQCAKLLQGLPVEPSVYPKQIAFNVLPHIDKFQDNGYTKEEMKMVWETRKIFGDDSILVNPTAVRVPVFYGHSEAVHIETRDPVDAETVKALLRDAPGVVLFEDDDDYPTAVTDGAGQDPVYVGRVRNDISHPNGINLWVVSDNIRKGAALNSVQIGEILIRDYL from the coding sequence ATGTCGCAGGAATTTAATGTCGTTGTATTGGGTGCATCGGGCGCCGTGGGTCAGACTATGATCGAGATCCTCGAAGAGCGTAATTTCCCCGTTGCCAATCTTTTCCCTCTGGCCAGCGCCCGCAGCGCCGGTGATACCGTGACCTTCCATGGTAAACAGGTGGAAATTCTTGACGTTGAAACCTTCGACTGGTCCCAGGCGCAAATTGGTTTCTTCTCTGCCGGTGGTGATGTATCTGCCAAGTGGGCGCCAATTGCCGCCGACAATGGCTGCGTGGTTATCGACAATACCTCCCACTTCCGTTACGACCTTGATATCCCGCTGGTTGTGCCGGAAGTTAACCCGGAGGCCATCGCTGACTTTCGTACCCGCAATATCATTGCCAACCCTAACTGCTCGACCATCCAGATGCTGGTGGCGCTGAAGCCGATTTACGATGCTTACGGTATCGATAGAATCAACGTGTGCACCTATCAGTCGGTATCCGGTACCGGCAAGAAGGCCATCGAAGAGCTGGCCGGTCAGTGTGCCAAGTTGCTGCAGGGCCTGCCGGTAGAGCCAAGCGTTTATCCAAAGCAGATTGCCTTTAACGTGCTGCCACACATCGATAAATTCCAGGATAACGGCTACACCAAGGAAGAAATGAAGATGGTGTGGGAAACCCGCAAAATCTTCGGTGATGACTCGATTCTGGTAAACCCAACGGCGGTGCGTGTACCAGTGTTTTATGGTCACTCAGAAGCGGTACACATCGAAACCCGCGACCCTGTTGATGCAGAAACTGTAAAAGCGCTGCTGCGTGATGCCCCTGGCGTAGTGCTGTTTGAAGACGATGATGACTATCCAACAGCGGTGACCGATGGCGCTGGCCAGGATCCTGTGTACGTTGGCCGTGTGCGTAACGACATCTCTCACCCCAACGGGATCAACCTTTGGGTGGTGTCTGACAACATCCGTAAAGGCGCCGCACTGAACAGTGTTCAGATTGGTGAAATTCTCATCCGCGACTACCTGTAA
- a CDS encoding FimV/HubP family polar landmark protein, with product MNFRTSYLAGILASLMAVAAIPLFSEVEAAEPLKITGPDGQSREANQRQYGPTTPQDTFWSIAQKVRPDSSVSVYQVMAAIYDANPHAFSGANYNTLEKGMILLIPSREVMLSIPKSMAQQRAESQDKAWRTGKVETKPTTKPAPVKTDTPKTETVKTEAPKTEPAPVAVPQIDPKLVDENQALSAEISRLTEALGVRNNDIEALTAQVNQLTEEVQGLNESVAQLKEQNEQLKAENKELKQAQALAEVEANKPDDMWRNLMDNPLLLVLGAVIPALLVLLLVWMFLRRRSKGDAPATMTETAVATAATAAVATAATAAVMADEPSADEMAVHLDSGDEDESLDALLDMDNVDLKPEAVLEGEDLVVESAESDDFADDGQSLDDLWAEAMGEQSDMEDVMSTDPADLMAELEMPAETADSEDLDALMGELDADIAAKDAASDDDLDALMAGFDSPEPEAEAEASTEPQAEDDLDALMAGFDMAEESAEAAVSAEPETAEPEIDADAIAAELEAELGADAATMDAEEDLDALLAGFDAPAETEAVTEAAENDLSDAIAAELDTELEAEVDTEEDLDALLAGFDAPAESETVTEAATEAAADDLSDAIAAELDAELDAEAETEEDLDALLAGFDAPAQTEMPSETVASDDLSDAIAAELDAELDAEAETEEDLDALLASFDAPAEAAAETVPDTVSETATDDLSDAIASELDLNSELDAGSAEAEEDTDLDALLASFDAPDEVAGTDEDIAAGLGDELPLSDADDDLDSLLAGFESDTNDIAGDIAADDADDGLSGADVALAGAALAGAGAAVAKSDRADSKAPLEFSSSAPKDPVAVSAKDSGFFDDLKANKGSNVLEWEPSKPDADATVDVSDDDLLSAFAAQGDDGDDEFMLDVDEQHSMTVDEALAALDASEKSKRQAKVVMDNDLSSFQKENGFIDIDKLLNDADDSEPEPYRELDMDIGEVNSLIGDTAMVDVDDEENSVNAKLDLARAYIEIDDKDSARALLKEVEMDGNDRQKAEAAELLGEIG from the coding sequence ATGAACTTTCGTACCTCCTATCTCGCAGGCATTTTGGCCTCATTAATGGCCGTTGCTGCCATTCCCCTGTTCAGTGAAGTTGAAGCCGCCGAGCCGTTAAAAATAACAGGTCCAGATGGACAAAGCCGCGAAGCCAACCAGCGTCAGTATGGACCCACCACCCCCCAGGACACCTTCTGGAGTATCGCGCAAAAAGTCAGACCCGACAGCAGTGTCAGTGTTTATCAGGTGATGGCCGCCATTTACGATGCCAACCCCCACGCATTCAGCGGCGCCAACTACAACACCCTCGAGAAGGGCATGATCCTGCTGATTCCGTCCAGGGAAGTCATGCTGTCCATCCCCAAGAGCATGGCACAGCAGCGCGCTGAATCTCAGGACAAGGCCTGGCGCACCGGCAAAGTGGAAACCAAACCGACAACCAAGCCTGCGCCAGTGAAAACCGACACACCAAAAACCGAAACAGTTAAAACTGAGGCGCCAAAGACCGAGCCCGCTCCGGTTGCCGTGCCTCAGATTGACCCCAAACTGGTTGATGAAAATCAGGCGCTGTCCGCCGAAATCAGCCGCTTAACCGAAGCTCTTGGCGTTCGCAATAATGATATCGAGGCGCTCACCGCTCAGGTCAATCAACTGACTGAAGAAGTGCAGGGCCTCAATGAATCGGTTGCCCAGCTCAAAGAGCAAAACGAGCAGCTGAAAGCCGAAAACAAAGAACTTAAACAAGCGCAGGCTCTCGCCGAAGTCGAGGCCAATAAGCCCGACGATATGTGGCGCAACCTGATGGATAACCCGCTGCTGCTGGTGCTGGGCGCTGTTATTCCGGCGCTGTTGGTGTTGCTGCTGGTGTGGATGTTCCTGCGCCGCCGCTCCAAGGGTGACGCCCCCGCCACCATGACAGAAACCGCAGTGGCCACTGCAGCCACCGCGGCCGTTGCGACGGCTGCCACCGCAGCTGTGATGGCCGATGAGCCAAGCGCCGATGAAATGGCTGTTCATCTGGATTCAGGGGACGAAGACGAGTCTCTGGATGCCTTGCTCGACATGGACAATGTCGACCTCAAGCCTGAAGCCGTATTGGAAGGCGAAGATCTGGTGGTTGAGTCGGCCGAGAGCGATGATTTTGCCGACGATGGCCAGTCGCTGGATGATCTCTGGGCCGAAGCCATGGGCGAGCAGTCCGATATGGAAGACGTAATGTCGACCGATCCTGCCGATTTGATGGCTGAGCTGGAAATGCCGGCTGAAACTGCCGACTCGGAAGATCTGGATGCCCTGATGGGTGAGCTGGATGCTGACATTGCCGCCAAAGATGCTGCCAGCGACGATGACCTTGATGCGTTGATGGCGGGTTTTGATAGTCCAGAGCCAGAAGCTGAAGCAGAGGCCTCAACAGAGCCTCAGGCGGAAGACGACCTCGATGCCCTGATGGCCGGTTTCGATATGGCGGAGGAAAGTGCAGAAGCTGCCGTTTCTGCTGAGCCGGAAACTGCGGAGCCTGAAATTGACGCCGATGCCATTGCTGCCGAACTTGAAGCTGAGCTTGGTGCCGATGCAGCCACCATGGATGCCGAAGAGGATTTGGATGCACTGCTGGCCGGTTTTGACGCCCCGGCAGAGACAGAAGCAGTTACTGAAGCTGCTGAAAACGATTTGAGCGACGCTATTGCAGCAGAGCTGGACACTGAGCTTGAAGCAGAGGTTGATACCGAAGAAGATTTGGACGCGCTGCTGGCCGGTTTCGATGCCCCGGCAGAGTCTGAAACTGTTACAGAAGCAGCCACTGAAGCCGCTGCAGACGATTTGAGCGATGCCATCGCTGCAGAGCTTGACGCTGAGCTCGATGCCGAGGCAGAAACCGAAGAAGACCTTGATGCACTGCTGGCGGGATTCGATGCGCCAGCGCAAACCGAGATGCCTTCTGAAACAGTTGCGTCAGACGATTTATCTGATGCCATTGCCGCTGAACTTGATGCCGAACTCGACGCAGAGGCTGAGACTGAAGAAGATTTGGATGCGCTGCTGGCAAGCTTTGATGCGCCAGCAGAGGCCGCTGCTGAGACTGTCCCAGATACTGTCTCAGAGACTGCCACCGACGACCTCAGTGATGCCATTGCCTCCGAGCTTGATTTAAACAGCGAGCTTGATGCAGGCAGCGCTGAAGCCGAAGAAGATACCGATCTCGATGCCTTGCTGGCATCTTTCGATGCGCCGGACGAGGTTGCTGGCACCGATGAGGACATAGCCGCCGGTCTTGGCGATGAATTGCCGCTGAGCGATGCAGACGATGATTTGGATTCGCTGCTGGCAGGTTTTGAGTCCGATACTAATGACATTGCAGGCGATATCGCTGCCGATGATGCAGACGATGGATTGTCTGGCGCGGATGTGGCTCTGGCCGGTGCCGCGCTGGCAGGTGCTGGCGCCGCTGTGGCCAAATCGGATAGGGCGGACAGCAAGGCGCCGCTGGAATTTAGCTCGTCGGCCCCTAAAGATCCTGTGGCTGTCTCTGCCAAGGATTCAGGTTTCTTTGACGATCTCAAGGCTAACAAGGGCTCGAACGTACTCGAGTGGGAACCCTCCAAACCCGATGCCGATGCCACAGTTGATGTCAGTGATGACGATCTGCTGTCAGCCTTTGCCGCCCAGGGCGATGATGGTGATGACGAGTTTATGCTGGATGTGGACGAACAGCACAGCATGACAGTGGATGAAGCGCTGGCGGCGCTGGATGCCAGTGAAAAGTCCAAACGTCAGGCCAAGGTGGTCATGGATAACGATTTAAGCAGCTTCCAGAAGGAAAATGGCTTTATCGATATCGACAAACTGCTTAACGATGCCGATGACAGCGAGCCTGAGCCTTATCGCGAGCTGGACATGGATATTGGTGAGGTGAACAGCCTGATTGGTGATACCGCCATGGTTGACGTGGATGATGAGGAAAACTCAGTCAACGCCAAACTGGATCTGGCCCGTGCTTACATCGAAATTGACGATAAAGACAGCGCCCGTGCGCTGCTCAAAGAAGTGGAAATGGACGGTAATGACCGTCAGAAGGCCGAAGCGGCCGAGCTTCTGGGCGAAATAGGCTAA
- a CDS encoding ATP-NAD kinase family protein translates to MASKFRLGLIINPLAGLGGSVALKGSDGVAEEALSRGAEPKAHLRMRTALEQVLPYKARFIVHTAAGSMGEDLCRELGFEVQVHYQPKGEKTTAKDTREAVKALASETLDLLLFAGGDGTARDVFAEVDEQQVVLGVPAGVKIHSGVYGITPKASGLVLKMLMQGELVSLMSADVMDIDEDAFRQGTVRARRFGEMLVPAEPRYVQAVKMGGKEVDELVLADIAAEIVSEMDDSLYIMGSGSTVAAVMEELGLDNTLLGVDLVQDRTLIASDLTAQQLLEQTENQPLKLVITLIGGQGHILGRGNQQLSPALIRRVGKENILIVATKTKLKALEGRPLIVDSGDPELDQALTGYYRVVTGYRDYVMYQVANPTE, encoded by the coding sequence ATGGCCAGTAAGTTCAGATTGGGCCTCATTATTAACCCGCTGGCGGGGCTTGGCGGCAGCGTTGCCCTTAAAGGCAGTGACGGGGTGGCCGAAGAAGCGCTTTCCCGAGGCGCCGAGCCGAAGGCACATTTGCGGATGCGCACGGCGCTTGAGCAGGTGCTGCCCTATAAAGCGCGGTTTATTGTTCACACCGCCGCAGGCAGCATGGGTGAAGACCTGTGCCGTGAACTCGGCTTCGAGGTGCAGGTGCACTATCAACCCAAAGGCGAGAAAACCACGGCAAAGGATACCCGTGAGGCAGTAAAAGCCTTGGCCAGTGAGACTCTGGATTTGCTGCTTTTTGCCGGTGGCGATGGCACCGCCCGTGACGTATTTGCCGAGGTGGACGAGCAGCAAGTAGTGCTCGGGGTGCCGGCCGGAGTAAAAATCCATTCGGGTGTCTATGGTATTACCCCCAAGGCCTCGGGGTTGGTGCTCAAGATGCTGATGCAGGGCGAGCTGGTGTCGCTGATGAGCGCCGATGTGATGGATATAGACGAAGACGCCTTTCGTCAGGGCACGGTGCGGGCCCGTCGTTTTGGCGAGATGCTGGTTCCGGCCGAGCCACGCTACGTGCAGGCAGTGAAGATGGGCGGCAAGGAAGTCGATGAGTTGGTGCTTGCCGATATTGCCGCCGAAATCGTCTCTGAAATGGATGACAGCCTCTATATCATGGGCTCCGGCAGCACAGTGGCTGCGGTGATGGAAGAGCTTGGGCTCGATAATACCCTGCTCGGTGTGGATTTGGTGCAGGACCGTACGCTTATCGCCTCGGATCTGACTGCTCAGCAGTTGCTTGAGCAAACCGAAAATCAGCCACTTAAGCTGGTTATCACCCTAATTGGTGGCCAGGGCCATATCCTTGGCCGTGGCAATCAGCAGCTGTCACCGGCGCTTATTCGGCGGGTGGGTAAAGAAAATATTTTGATTGTTGCCACCAAAACCAAGCTGAAAGCCCTTGAAGGGCGACCGCTTATCGTGGATAGTGGCGACCCAGAACTGGACCAGGCCTTGACTGGTTATTATCGGGTAGTGACAGGCTACCGCGACTATGTGATGTATCAGGTCGCAAATCCGACGGAGTAA
- a CDS encoding YfcL family protein, with translation MFEKYDTALDNWIEGIVASGDDDALFASGYLQGHFAVALAELETEGGIDNALLDGKMEKCLETARGELSDADYELVEAAWAQLRGQF, from the coding sequence ATGTTTGAGAAATACGACACCGCCCTGGATAACTGGATTGAGGGCATAGTAGCGAGCGGCGATGATGACGCCCTGTTTGCCAGCGGCTATTTGCAGGGCCACTTTGCGGTGGCATTGGCCGAACTTGAAACCGAAGGCGGTATCGATAATGCGCTGTTGGATGGCAAGATGGAAAAGTGCCTTGAAACCGCCCGTGGTGAGCTGTCTGACGCCGACTACGAGCTGGTAGAAGCCGCCTGGGCTCAGCTGCGCGGTCAGTTTTAA
- a CDS encoding 4-phosphoerythronate dehydrogenase, with translation MKILADENMPYVDALFGELGDIHYVNGRSLTAEQVADADVLLVRSVTKVNATLLAQNQRLKFVGSATIGTDHVDKALLGSLGIPFANAPGCNATAVGEYAFIAMLELASRYNEQLKGKKVAIVGAGNTGSALSRCLDAYGIEYRLCDPLLAKSGDTRAFHNLDELIAWADVVTLHVPLTKEGEHATWYLFDEKRLNALKPNAWLLNCCRGEVIDNRALIKVKTSRTDIKLVLDVWEGEPSPMTELVPLADIATPHIAGYSLEGKARGTFMLYQALCHELGLSADKSLDTLLPPFRLASVCLQSVPDEKALLSLCRSVYDLRDDDWQFRQSGTDSLGFDNMRKNHKHRREFSALKLENVMGSEVDWLSFLGFSNVG, from the coding sequence ATGAAAATCCTTGCCGATGAAAATATGCCCTATGTGGACGCGCTCTTTGGGGAGCTTGGCGACATCCACTATGTTAATGGCCGCAGTTTAACTGCGGAGCAGGTTGCCGATGCAGACGTGCTGCTGGTGCGCTCGGTCACCAAAGTGAATGCCACGCTGCTTGCACAAAATCAGCGACTTAAATTTGTCGGCAGCGCCACCATAGGCACAGATCATGTTGATAAGGCCTTGCTGGGGAGCCTTGGCATTCCTTTTGCCAATGCACCGGGCTGCAATGCCACTGCCGTGGGTGAATATGCCTTTATCGCCATGCTGGAGCTCGCCAGCCGCTATAACGAGCAGCTAAAAGGGAAGAAAGTCGCCATCGTCGGGGCCGGCAACACAGGCTCGGCCCTGAGTCGCTGTCTGGATGCCTACGGCATTGAATATCGACTCTGCGACCCGCTGCTGGCTAAGTCCGGCGATACCAGAGCGTTCCATAACCTCGATGAGCTGATAGCCTGGGCCGATGTGGTCACCCTGCATGTGCCGCTCACCAAAGAGGGCGAGCATGCCACCTGGTATCTCTTTGATGAAAAACGCTTAAATGCACTCAAGCCAAACGCCTGGCTGCTTAACTGCTGCCGCGGCGAAGTGATAGATAACCGGGCGCTGATAAAGGTGAAAACCAGCCGTACTGACATTAAGTTGGTGCTGGATGTGTGGGAAGGGGAGCCAAGCCCCATGACTGAGCTGGTGCCTTTGGCCGACATCGCCACCCCGCACATCGCCGGTTACAGCCTCGAAGGCAAGGCCCGCGGTACTTTTATGCTGTATCAGGCGCTGTGTCATGAGCTTGGTTTAAGCGCCGACAAGAGCCTGGACACCTTGCTGCCACCGTTTCGTTTGGCCTCGGTTTGCCTGCAGTCAGTGCCAGATGAAAAGGCGCTGCTGAGTCTGTGTCGCAGCGTATATGACCTGCGGGATGACGACTGGCAATTCCGCCAAAGTGGCACCGATAGCCTGGGTTTTGACAATATGAGAAAAAATCACAAACACAGGCGAGAATTCAGTGCCCTTAAGCTGGAAAACGTCATGGGATCTGAGGTAGATTGGTTATCCTTTTTAGGTTTTTCTAACGTCGGTTGA